A window of the Sporosarcina sp. FSL K6-2383 genome harbors these coding sequences:
- a CDS encoding MerR family transcriptional regulator, translating to MEKEYSIGEFAKLTGITERTLRHYDQIGLLKPSEYTEHGHRKYSNASIAQLQKIVVLKFLDLSLAEISEHLKQPEQNFLKTLAVQANMLEEKKEQLETVLQTIARVQSTVSESKAVDPDSLLILIHALKNKEARNQWIDEHATGSVYNKLHAYTAQLELDQEMTVWTSKMKRFIQEGKAPHDSEVLDHVEAMISFMKPMVEPLLDDEARKQLMNNEGSFQEPNPYLFPSAFNEEEEKFMEKVVDELISSKINIDQDES from the coding sequence ATGGAGAAAGAATACTCTATTGGAGAATTTGCAAAACTGACAGGAATTACTGAGCGTACACTGCGTCACTACGATCAGATTGGGCTATTGAAACCTTCGGAGTACACAGAGCATGGACATCGGAAGTATAGCAACGCATCCATTGCACAGCTTCAAAAAATAGTAGTCCTAAAATTTTTGGATTTGTCACTGGCCGAAATTTCCGAGCATCTTAAGCAACCTGAGCAGAATTTTTTGAAGACACTGGCCGTTCAAGCAAATATGCTGGAAGAAAAAAAGGAACAGCTTGAAACGGTTTTACAGACCATTGCTCGCGTTCAAAGTACCGTTTCAGAATCAAAAGCAGTCGATCCTGATTCACTGCTCATACTCATTCATGCCTTGAAAAATAAAGAGGCACGAAACCAATGGATAGATGAGCATGCGACTGGCTCGGTATATAATAAGTTACACGCATACACGGCGCAACTAGAGTTGGATCAGGAAATGACCGTGTGGACTAGTAAAATGAAGCGATTCATTCAAGAAGGAAAAGCACCTCATGATTCTGAAGTGCTAGACCATGTCGAAGCTATGATTTCGTTTATGAAGCCTATGGTCGAACCCCTTTTAGATGATGAAGCGAGGAAGCAGCTCATGAATAATGAGGGCTCTTTCCAAGAACCTAATCCGTATTTATTTCCTAGTGCATTTAACGAAGAAGAGGAGAAATTTATGGAAAAGGTGGTTGATGAGCTGATTAGCAGTAAGATAAACATTGATCAGGATGAATCATAA
- a CDS encoding HAMP domain-containing sensor histidine kinase, which yields MKLLQRFILSTLIIISISIFIGLICSNILYVTLVKEKMNNRYLDIAEQLATQMEDHEISLQASSDFLKIMGHSGYQIALVKENGEQIIFGEQFHGNELNDQMRSLFEGENTYHGVKSFKNSYLMMSHFTNDIENTVGTRLELEGEEYALFLRSNNTSFFTEFHLIIIGFIFAVFVSSIIGILLVSRKLTQSLSELTSATQEIANHNYEYTLMIRRKDEIGQLADSFRMMQQKLANTDKARKKFVNNVSHDFQSPLLNIQGYSELLDRELSSSESKKYNNIIQTEAKRLSNLTKQLLILTSIDQGKYLINKKLVRIDEQLHQVVRSMLWRIEEKGLEFKIDLQPVTVYADRSLLMNAWENLIGNAIKYNKEYGEISVQCYEEKSRIIVKIKDTGIGLEEQALEKIFERFYRVDQARNKEGTGLGLSIVREVLSYHNASIEVESNINEGTTFTIVFDVKEV from the coding sequence ATGAAATTACTACAACGTTTTATTTTATCTACATTGATTATTATTTCTATAAGTATTTTTATTGGTTTAATTTGTTCAAATATCCTTTACGTTACCTTGGTAAAGGAGAAAATGAATAATCGTTACTTAGATATTGCTGAACAATTAGCCACTCAAATGGAAGATCATGAAATAAGCCTTCAGGCATCTTCAGACTTTCTGAAAATAATGGGTCACTCTGGTTACCAAATTGCATTAGTAAAGGAAAATGGAGAACAGATTATTTTTGGAGAACAGTTTCATGGCAACGAATTAAATGATCAAATGCGGTCCTTATTTGAAGGGGAAAATACGTATCATGGTGTCAAATCCTTTAAAAATTCCTATTTAATGATGAGTCATTTTACAAATGATATAGAAAATACTGTAGGGACGAGACTAGAACTTGAAGGTGAAGAGTATGCGTTGTTTTTACGTTCCAATAACACAAGTTTCTTTACAGAGTTTCACTTAATTATTATTGGATTTATATTTGCTGTTTTTGTGAGTAGCATCATTGGCATTTTGTTAGTGTCCCGAAAGTTAACCCAGTCACTATCGGAATTGACGAGTGCAACGCAAGAAATTGCAAATCATAATTATGAGTATACCTTAATGATTAGACGAAAAGATGAAATCGGACAACTCGCTGATAGTTTCCGTATGATGCAACAGAAGTTAGCGAATACAGATAAAGCAAGAAAAAAGTTTGTGAATAATGTCTCCCATGATTTTCAATCACCATTGTTAAATATTCAAGGGTATTCAGAGTTACTAGATCGTGAACTTTCATCAAGTGAAAGCAAAAAGTATAACAATATTATTCAAACAGAAGCAAAACGATTATCAAATCTAACAAAACAATTGCTAATCCTTACTTCAATTGATCAAGGGAAATACCTGATTAATAAGAAGTTAGTAAGGATAGATGAGCAGCTCCATCAAGTTGTGCGTTCCATGCTTTGGCGTATAGAGGAGAAAGGGCTTGAATTTAAAATTGATTTGCAGCCTGTAACTGTTTATGCTGACCGCTCGTTGTTGATGAATGCGTGGGAAAACTTAATCGGAAACGCGATTAAATACAATAAAGAGTATGGGGAAATTAGTGTTCAATGTTATGAAGAGAAATCCCGAATAATTGTGAAGATTAAAGATACTGGGATCGGACTAGAAGAACAAGCATTGGAAAAAATATTTGAGCGATTTTATCGGGTGGATCAGGCACGCAATAAAGAAGGAACTGGGTTAGGGTTATCGATTGTTCGGGAAGTATTGTCTTATCATAATGCTTCTATTGAAGTTGAAAGTAATATAAACGAAGGAACGACCTTTACGATAGTTTTCGACGTTAAAGAAGTGTAA
- a CDS encoding response regulator transcription factor, which translates to MSILIVDDDEAILQLVSIHLEQAAYNVEKASNAEAALAFLQQQPFDLAIIDVMMPGMDGFQLANIVTNQYEIPVIMLTAKGQIEDKEKGFAQGIDDYIVKPFETKELLFRVNAILRRYQKINQAQSVVGNVKMDRNTWELKIGDQQYIWPMKELEVLLYLLQRTVGNVNRWDLIDEIWGETLEQPEFTLNTHINRIRERLKRAEATIEIVTIRGFGYRLEVKE; encoded by the coding sequence TTGTCGATATTAATCGTGGACGATGATGAAGCGATTTTACAATTAGTTTCCATCCATTTAGAACAGGCTGCATATAATGTGGAAAAAGCAAGCAATGCCGAGGCAGCGCTTGCTTTTTTGCAACAACAACCATTTGATTTAGCGATCATTGATGTGATGATGCCTGGAATGGATGGCTTTCAATTGGCGAACATAGTCACGAACCAATATGAAATCCCTGTTATTATGCTAACGGCAAAAGGGCAAATTGAAGACAAGGAAAAGGGATTTGCGCAAGGGATTGATGATTATATCGTTAAGCCTTTTGAGACGAAGGAGTTACTATTTCGTGTAAATGCCATTTTACGTCGCTATCAAAAAATAAATCAAGCGCAAAGTGTTGTTGGAAATGTCAAAATGGATCGGAATACATGGGAGCTGAAAATTGGAGATCAACAATACATTTGGCCAATGAAAGAACTAGAAGTTTTATTATATTTATTGCAACGGACAGTTGGAAATGTAAATCGCTGGGATCTAATTGACGAAATATGGGGTGAAACATTAGAGCAACCAGAATTCACATTAAATACGCATATTAATCGAATACGGGAACGGTTAAAAAGAGCTGAAGCGACTATTGAAATCGTTACAATACGCGGTTTTGGCTATCGACTTGAGGTAAAAGAATGA
- a CDS encoding MMPL family transporter yields MNFIKALTDKVATKKGAWITVALWLVLMIGISAGPKLGDYKVTNFQSLPDEAQSIITQNKLDKYFPNDQGTPGIYVFHKADGELVIEDVITIIDGIKEANIEGIEEIVDLAALPPQALPAFLSEDKTTMIVPMNLKAGLGNADYAEINDETTELGTKIAAELQTEFYITGPAGIAGDTVKLFESADLKLLFTTIGIILVLLIVIYRSPLLAIIPLFATVVVYQVVNQTVALLGAGGLEINNSTTSIMSILLFAAVIDYSLFVFSRYREELNHYEDKYEAMKVAMRATAKPVLFAGGSVFAAMIILYFADFRDYQNFAPIFGTALAIIMIASVTLIPALFALFGRKAFWPKVPEFGKSKEVKHGIWGPIAKFVIRKPGLVGGTVLLFLVVTAANVLNLNYEFNSVKNFPADLPSRVAFEIVEEKFNKGDLAQTNVLVTGDELTQEQLQEIATYFSENELIGSARPSGLTEDGKYGKITVSLKENPYSIEAIDFLEQFREDHATYGLSNDKEVELSFAGTTAKLVDEQQTNNKDIIKIVILETVLILVLLLGLTRSFKMPIYMMATILFSYVSALGLGIFLVDVLFGYDAISTRAPVYAFVFLVALGIDYNIILVSRFLEERKHLKVKDALEVAIRNTGGVISSAGIILAATFAALMTMPITDLFIFGFIVAIGILIDTFLVRGMLLPSLILFFEKDKK; encoded by the coding sequence ATGAATTTTATAAAAGCATTAACAGATAAGGTGGCTACAAAAAAAGGTGCCTGGATAACGGTTGCACTTTGGCTCGTTTTAATGATTGGCATAAGTGCAGGACCTAAATTAGGAGATTACAAAGTAACAAATTTCCAATCCTTGCCTGATGAAGCGCAATCAATTATTACTCAAAATAAACTAGATAAGTATTTTCCAAATGATCAAGGAACACCTGGGATTTATGTATTCCACAAAGCTGATGGAGAATTGGTAATAGAAGACGTTATTACGATTATTGACGGCATTAAAGAGGCAAATATTGAAGGAATAGAAGAGATTGTAGATCTCGCAGCATTACCTCCTCAAGCATTACCGGCGTTTTTATCAGAAGATAAAACGACGATGATTGTCCCTATGAATCTCAAAGCAGGTTTAGGAAATGCAGATTATGCAGAGATTAATGACGAAACTACTGAGCTAGGTACAAAAATCGCAGCAGAGTTACAGACGGAATTTTATATTACTGGCCCAGCGGGTATTGCAGGCGATACAGTAAAATTATTTGAATCTGCAGACTTAAAGCTATTATTTACGACAATCGGAATTATTTTGGTGTTATTAATTGTCATTTATCGTTCTCCGTTATTGGCAATTATTCCATTGTTTGCAACGGTGGTAGTCTATCAAGTAGTCAACCAAACAGTGGCTTTACTTGGTGCAGGTGGACTTGAAATCAATAACTCAACAACTTCAATAATGAGTATATTATTGTTTGCAGCAGTAATTGATTACTCATTATTTGTATTCTCTCGTTATCGCGAGGAGTTAAACCATTACGAAGATAAATATGAAGCCATGAAAGTAGCAATGCGTGCAACAGCAAAACCAGTTTTATTTGCAGGTGGTTCTGTATTTGCCGCTATGATTATTTTGTACTTTGCAGATTTCCGTGATTATCAAAACTTTGCGCCAATATTTGGTACGGCATTGGCCATCATTATGATTGCTTCCGTAACACTTATACCAGCATTATTCGCGTTGTTTGGACGTAAAGCATTCTGGCCGAAAGTACCTGAATTCGGGAAATCAAAAGAAGTTAAACATGGTATTTGGGGACCGATTGCAAAATTTGTTATTCGGAAACCAGGATTAGTCGGTGGTACGGTATTACTGTTTTTAGTAGTAACAGCAGCAAATGTACTCAATTTAAATTATGAATTTAACTCAGTAAAAAACTTCCCGGCGGATTTGCCATCTCGTGTAGCATTTGAAATCGTTGAAGAGAAGTTTAATAAAGGAGATTTAGCACAAACGAATGTACTTGTTACTGGTGATGAGTTAACGCAAGAACAACTACAAGAGATTGCAACCTATTTCTCAGAAAATGAACTGATTGGTTCTGCTAGACCTTCTGGATTAACAGAGGACGGAAAATACGGTAAAATAACAGTATCCCTAAAGGAAAATCCATATAGCATAGAGGCAATTGACTTCTTAGAACAATTCCGTGAAGATCATGCAACGTACGGCTTATCAAATGATAAAGAAGTTGAATTATCATTTGCGGGTACAACGGCAAAATTAGTCGATGAACAACAAACCAATAATAAAGATATCATTAAAATTGTGATTCTAGAAACAGTACTCATTCTTGTGTTGTTACTAGGTCTAACGCGTTCATTTAAAATGCCGATATATATGATGGCAACGATTTTATTCTCATATGTATCTGCTCTAGGATTAGGAATTTTCTTAGTGGATGTTTTATTTGGATATGATGCTATTTCAACCCGTGCACCCGTGTACGCCTTTGTATTCTTAGTAGCACTCGGTATTGACTACAACATTATTCTAGTGAGTCGTTTCTTAGAAGAGCGTAAACATCTAAAAGTGAAAGATGCCTTAGAAGTTGCTATACGTAATACTGGTGGGGTGATTTCGTCTGCTGGTATAATACTTGCAGCAACGTTTGCAGCATTAATGACAATGCCGATTACTGACCTGTTTATCTTTGGGTTTATTGTAGCAATCGGAATTCTCATTGATACATTCTTAGTACGAGGAATGTTATTACCTTCACTTATTTTGTTTTTTGAAAAAGATAAAAAATAA
- a CDS encoding acyl-CoA dehydrogenase family protein — protein sequence MNLFVKTARQKEWLQKLYSKEATFKNGAAEIDELSLFPKDNIQSLVDIGYTSSTLPTAYGGAGLTVYDMVLLQETLASFDANTALSIGWNLGVIGELFEQKLWTDDNLDFIAKEILNGALINRTASEAQTGSPTRGGRPGTTAIKKDGAWVLSGRKIFTTASPVLTYFLTSAWIEEQQKIGFFLLHKDLEGLTIEETWDVMSMRGTASHDLVLNNVIVEASKLVELPATASGGKLNAWLLHIPACYLGIAQAARDYAVHFANNHQPNSLNGPISQLPNVQQLIGEMDLALTQARHLIYSVAEVYDDESRRSLLSNEIGVVKHTITNSAVTIVDKAMRIVGAKSLQHSNPLQRYYRDVRAGLHNPPMDDMTIKKLALSAIEQDQDKNLP from the coding sequence ATGAATTTATTCGTAAAGACAGCGCGTCAAAAAGAGTGGTTACAAAAACTATATAGCAAAGAAGCTACATTCAAAAATGGAGCAGCCGAAATCGATGAGTTATCCCTCTTTCCAAAAGACAATATTCAATCGTTAGTAGATATCGGTTATACAAGCAGTACGCTTCCAACAGCGTATGGTGGTGCGGGATTGACCGTCTACGACATGGTACTACTTCAAGAAACACTTGCAAGTTTTGATGCGAACACAGCTCTTTCCATCGGCTGGAATCTCGGAGTAATCGGTGAGCTTTTCGAACAAAAACTGTGGACGGATGACAACTTAGACTTTATAGCCAAGGAAATACTGAATGGGGCGTTAATCAATCGTACGGCAAGTGAAGCGCAAACAGGAAGTCCAACGCGAGGTGGACGCCCTGGCACAACTGCTATCAAGAAAGACGGGGCCTGGGTTTTATCGGGACGCAAAATTTTTACAACCGCCTCTCCCGTTCTCACCTATTTTCTAACCTCCGCCTGGATTGAGGAGCAACAAAAGATTGGCTTCTTTCTGCTGCATAAGGATTTAGAAGGACTCACCATTGAAGAAACTTGGGATGTGATGTCCATGCGAGGTACTGCAAGCCATGATTTAGTGCTTAACAACGTCATCGTCGAAGCTTCAAAACTTGTTGAACTCCCAGCTACAGCAAGTGGCGGAAAATTGAACGCATGGCTTCTTCACATTCCAGCCTGTTATCTGGGGATTGCACAAGCCGCACGTGACTATGCCGTCCACTTCGCCAATAACCATCAACCAAACAGTCTAAACGGACCCATCAGCCAATTACCAAACGTTCAACAACTCATCGGTGAAATGGATTTGGCGTTAACACAAGCAAGACATCTGATCTATAGCGTCGCAGAAGTGTACGACGACGAATCTCGAAGAAGTCTACTTTCCAATGAGATTGGCGTCGTCAAACATACCATAACCAACTCGGCCGTGACGATTGTCGATAAAGCGATGCGAATTGTCGGCGCCAAAAGTCTACAGCACAGCAATCCTTTGCAACGTTACTACCGCGATGTCAGGGCAGGCTTGCATAATCCTCCAATGGATGACATGACCATCAAAAAGTTAGCATTGTCTGCCATTGAACAAGATCAGGACAAGAATCTTCCCTAG
- a CDS encoding DUF4317 domain-containing protein, whose translation MNKKDIAAIRKQFKLDTDLLTITDIYKVYIRQESSEFYHEESQPFSLLDREQQELFLNNFKKVLGGKLGLKLFEVKFRQQEAEQTDHTQQLLYEGLHTTEVEDWKENMQSIAEKMVQDVQYEKDIVVTFIRGTYFKPTKRNHEEEEVAKTDEVYKNPFILCSMNQTELPKRSLVFDFNEKEFKSRDMLDPIINLTSPIGGFLFPVFTDNAADVNHILYAAGKANKPDYQFVENVLDGEEVMTADDDKAVFEEIIKEVVGKEVNTKTLANVYDEINSMLIVEDEGEEEYLPVLDTKEVERVLKASGVKDVSTEKVERAFQTVIEDKTYEMQASHIIPSYTSKSIKIETKVANIAISPQDLRYVRQVTVNGKRCILIEVEEDTIIEGFTLLPEELLE comes from the coding sequence ATGAACAAGAAAGATATTGCGGCGATTCGCAAGCAATTTAAGTTGGATACGGATTTACTGACAATTACTGATATTTACAAAGTGTACATTAGGCAGGAGAGCAGTGAATTTTATCATGAGGAAAGTCAGCCATTTTCCCTTTTGGACAGGGAGCAGCAGGAGTTGTTTCTGAACAATTTTAAAAAAGTGTTAGGTGGAAAACTAGGTTTAAAACTATTTGAGGTGAAGTTTCGACAGCAAGAGGCGGAGCAAACGGACCATACGCAACAGCTTTTATATGAGGGGCTCCATACGACTGAAGTAGAAGATTGGAAAGAGAATATGCAAAGCATTGCCGAAAAGATGGTGCAAGACGTTCAATATGAAAAGGATATCGTTGTGACTTTTATTCGCGGTACTTATTTTAAACCGACGAAGAGGAATCACGAGGAAGAGGAAGTAGCCAAAACGGATGAAGTGTACAAGAACCCGTTCATTCTCTGCAGTATGAATCAGACTGAGCTGCCGAAGCGGTCACTTGTATTTGATTTCAATGAGAAGGAATTTAAGTCGCGCGACATGCTCGATCCGATTATCAATTTAACTTCTCCAATCGGTGGTTTTTTGTTCCCAGTCTTCACGGATAATGCGGCAGACGTCAATCATATTTTGTATGCGGCAGGCAAAGCGAATAAGCCAGATTACCAGTTTGTCGAGAATGTACTAGACGGCGAAGAGGTGATGACCGCTGATGATGATAAAGCGGTCTTTGAAGAAATCATAAAAGAAGTGGTAGGTAAAGAGGTAAATACTAAAACCCTTGCCAATGTCTATGATGAAATCAACAGTATGTTGATTGTAGAAGATGAGGGGGAAGAGGAATACCTTCCTGTTCTGGACACGAAAGAAGTGGAACGTGTGCTGAAGGCAAGTGGTGTGAAAGATGTCAGCACGGAAAAAGTGGAGCGGGCATTTCAGACGGTAATTGAAGACAAAACCTATGAAATGCAGGCAAGCCATATCATTCCAAGTTACACTTCTAAGTCCATCAAGATTGAAACGAAAGTAGCGAACATTGCGATTAGCCCGCAGGATTTGAGATATGTGAGGCAGGTTACTGTCAATGGAAAACGCTGCATCTTGATTGAGGTGGAAGAAGATACAATCATTGAAGGATTTACGCTGCTTCCAGAAGAGCTGTTGGAGTAG
- a CDS encoding MFS transporter — protein MKKFVWIACLIYCLNGFGHIIIGTVLEPMVDAYGIHYKDGGQLIMNQFLGFLAGVMFAPLIVNRIGRRLTIFLALLTFALSQFVFSFLPNWDVMLVVAPFGGAGIGIAETIVAALIIGHLKERKAKTLVMVEIFFGVGALAIPVISAFLIVTGVWNFSFAFVAVFASFIMLLWLLLPFGELDPVLKKQPKSLAEDGNKPARKRYSKRQLPIIAMGAVFFFMYVGTEMVLPNYLPTILSKTTDLDASALAISITVFWAAMTIGRISMTGIIDRIGYSKLFVICCIGQFFTIMMFAYSTSVAFSFISIFLTGLLMGGVFSMGLLIVNETSTGLEEWTTSILMAMGGLGGAFLPRIAGELIDRYPISVTLWALVVCTFILASLMAVIFHFRKKALDFKGVQAEEASNVV, from the coding sequence ATGAAAAAATTTGTCTGGATTGCTTGTCTGATTTATTGTTTGAATGGGTTTGGTCATATTATCATTGGGACTGTTTTGGAGCCTATGGTTGATGCGTATGGGATTCATTATAAAGATGGCGGACAGTTGATTATGAATCAATTTTTAGGCTTTTTAGCTGGCGTCATGTTTGCACCGCTTATCGTCAATCGAATTGGCCGGAGACTGACAATTTTTCTTGCTTTACTCACTTTTGCTCTTTCCCAGTTTGTGTTTAGTTTCTTACCTAATTGGGATGTGATGTTAGTGGTTGCTCCATTTGGTGGGGCAGGAATAGGGATTGCTGAGACAATTGTCGCTGCTCTTATTATTGGGCATTTAAAGGAAAGAAAAGCGAAGACACTTGTCATGGTTGAAATCTTTTTCGGAGTAGGCGCATTAGCGATTCCGGTCATTTCTGCCTTTTTGATAGTGACAGGTGTATGGAATTTTTCGTTTGCATTTGTAGCCGTGTTTGCCTCGTTCATTATGCTGCTCTGGCTACTTCTTCCGTTTGGAGAATTGGATCCAGTTTTAAAAAAGCAGCCAAAGTCTTTAGCTGAAGACGGAAATAAACCAGCGAGAAAACGATACTCTAAAAGGCAATTGCCGATTATTGCGATGGGTGCGGTGTTTTTCTTCATGTATGTGGGAACTGAAATGGTATTGCCAAACTATTTGCCGACAATCTTGAGTAAAACAACGGATTTAGACGCCTCCGCATTGGCCATCAGCATCACCGTCTTTTGGGCTGCGATGACAATTGGACGGATCAGTATGACGGGTATCATCGATAGAATAGGCTATAGCAAGCTCTTTGTGATTTGCTGTATTGGCCAGTTTTTCACCATTATGATGTTTGCTTATTCAACCTCTGTCGCATTTAGCTTTATTTCTATATTTTTAACGGGTCTATTAATGGGCGGCGTTTTCTCAATGGGTCTTCTCATTGTGAATGAAACATCTACAGGTTTAGAGGAATGGACAACAAGCATACTAATGGCAATGGGCGGATTAGGCGGCGCATTCCTGCCGAGAATTGCAGGCGAATTGATCGATCGCTACCCAATCAGTGTTACCCTATGGGCACTCGTAGTATGTACCTTCATCCTTGCGAGTTTAATGGCCGTCATTTTTCACTTTAGAAAAAAGGCATTGGATTTTAAGGGAGTGCAAGCGGAAGAAGCGAGTAATGTTGTATAG
- a CDS encoding SDR family NAD(P)-dependent oxidoreductase encodes MGKLQDKVAVITGGASGIGAATARLFVAEGAKVVLVDLNEEKGKAFEEELKALNAEALFVKANITSEEDVANIFKQTIEAFGKVDVVFNNAGIGRVHSSHDLEYSEWRNTVNVDLDGVFLVAREAIREMLKAGGGTIVNTASMYGWVGSPGSAAYNAAKGGVINLTRSLALEYAEQNIRVNSLCPGFIDTPIIPEESKEVLKSMTPMKRLGQADEMAKAVLFMASDDSSFMTGNSLTVDGGYTAQ; translated from the coding sequence ATGGGGAAATTACAAGACAAAGTAGCCGTAATTACTGGAGGAGCATCTGGTATCGGTGCAGCAACAGCTCGTTTATTTGTAGCAGAAGGAGCCAAAGTGGTTCTTGTTGATTTAAATGAAGAAAAAGGGAAAGCTTTTGAGGAAGAATTGAAAGCGCTTAATGCCGAAGCACTATTTGTAAAAGCCAATATTACAAGTGAAGAAGATGTAGCTAATATCTTTAAACAAACAATTGAGGCTTTTGGTAAAGTGGATGTTGTGTTTAATAATGCAGGTATCGGACGTGTTCATTCGTCCCATGACTTAGAGTATTCTGAGTGGCGGAACACAGTAAATGTTGATTTAGATGGTGTATTCCTAGTGGCGCGTGAAGCAATTCGTGAGATGCTAAAAGCAGGCGGCGGTACAATCGTGAATACTGCATCTATGTACGGTTGGGTTGGTTCACCTGGTTCAGCAGCTTATAACGCAGCAAAAGGTGGCGTGATTAACTTAACACGTTCGCTTGCTCTTGAATATGCAGAACAAAATATCCGTGTGAATTCACTATGCCCAGGTTTCATCGATACACCAATTATTCCAGAAGAAAGTAAAGAAGTATTAAAATCGATGACACCGATGAAACGTCTTGGCCAAGCAGATGAAATGGCGAAAGCAGTACTATTCATGGCAAGTGACGATTCCTCATTCATGACTGGCAATAGCTTAACTGTCGACGGTGGCTATACAGCACAATAA
- a CDS encoding TetR/AcrR family transcriptional regulator, with product MDDQQIETSQRQNRTREHLKLALIELIKKNGYHSVSVKDIVNCASYNRSTFYVHYQDKIELAKDLLDSMLQGLEDSVGKPYVPGQKVYTTKLNASSFNIVSFIYENRNFFELIKFEDTLPGLHTRFPQTILKIYQEQFVFKTINNIPVNMDYFKRYTAYGFHGLLLNWITSDFKETQDEFIQEVTDLSKTHIYSFKYKNE from the coding sequence ATGGATGACCAACAAATTGAGACATCTCAGCGACAAAATCGAACAAGAGAACATTTAAAACTAGCACTAATCGAACTTATTAAGAAGAATGGGTACCATTCCGTTTCTGTAAAAGACATTGTAAACTGTGCTTCGTATAATCGGAGTACCTTTTATGTCCACTACCAAGATAAAATAGAACTTGCGAAAGATTTACTCGATTCCATGCTTCAAGGGTTAGAAGATTCAGTAGGAAAGCCATATGTACCTGGACAGAAAGTATATACTACGAAGCTAAATGCATCATCCTTTAATATCGTATCGTTCATTTATGAGAACAGGAATTTTTTTGAGTTGATTAAATTCGAAGATACTTTACCAGGATTACATACACGATTCCCTCAAACGATATTAAAAATTTATCAGGAACAGTTTGTTTTCAAAACGATTAATAATATCCCCGTCAACATGGATTATTTTAAACGTTACACAGCCTATGGTTTTCACGGACTATTGCTGAACTGGATTACAAGTGATTTCAAAGAAACACAAGATGAGTTTATCCAAGAAGTAACGGATCTATCAAAAACACATATTTATTCGTTTAAGTATAAGAATGAATAA
- a CDS encoding NAD(P)-binding oxidoreductase, which translates to MKIIVFGATGGVGQSVVKQAVESGFGVTAFVRTPTKLEVTHENLTIIKGNAFNQAEVSAAIAGHDAVVSCLGSSQGMKKSTELQEMAKNIVIGMQEHDVKRIVYTASAGIHKELPGISGKLIMRVLKNTLLDHRAATDYIEAHGLNYTFARPMGLTNGPFSGKYRESITGLPEKSRSIPRADVAHFILKALKDAQYENTSIGIST; encoded by the coding sequence ATGAAAATTATTGTTTTTGGCGCAACGGGCGGGGTAGGTCAATCTGTCGTGAAGCAGGCCGTAGAGAGTGGTTTTGGGGTAACGGCGTTTGTACGGACACCGACCAAGCTCGAAGTGACTCATGAGAATTTAACGATTATTAAAGGAAATGCTTTCAATCAGGCAGAGGTCTCAGCAGCAATAGCGGGTCATGATGCTGTCGTATCTTGCTTAGGCTCTAGCCAGGGCATGAAAAAGTCAACAGAGCTCCAGGAGATGGCGAAAAATATTGTTATTGGTATGCAAGAGCATGATGTGAAACGAATCGTCTACACTGCATCTGCGGGAATTCATAAAGAACTGCCAGGCATAAGTGGGAAACTGATTATGAGGGTGCTTAAAAATACGCTACTAGATCATCGGGCTGCTACAGATTATATTGAAGCGCATGGACTGAACTACACATTTGCTAGACCGATGGGGTTAACGAATGGTCCCTTTTCAGGAAAATACAGAGAATCTATAACGGGCTTACCTGAAAAATCAAGGTCAATCCCCCGTGCGGATGTTGCACATTTTATCCTGAAAGCATTAAAGGATGCACAATACGAAAACACATCGATTGGCATTTCTACTTAA